A single region of the Bacillus cereus genome encodes:
- a CDS encoding DUF3923 family protein produces MKKRWISWWIGNIFWIIVFGIWAAIIWLRDVDGAGVTQTPELKLVAFIVLLIAFILPILIQVVWLIVNLRKGRKK; encoded by the coding sequence ATGAAAAAACGATGGATTTCTTGGTGGATTGGTAACATATTTTGGATTATCGTTTTTGGAATCTGGGCAGCTATTATTTGGCTACGAGATGTTGATGGTGCTGGTGTTACTCAAACACCTGAGCTTAAATTAGTGGCATTTATCGTTTTATTAATTGCTTTTATATTACCGATACTTATTCAAGTTGTATGGTTAATTGTTAATCTGAGAAAAGGTAGAAAAAAATAA
- a CDS encoding MDR family MFS transporter — MKSLSIPIRFMLISSFFMSFGYFAVYAFLAIYLLTFLHFSAVQVGTVLTVMTITSRVIPLFSGLIAEKIGYIIMMIAGLFLRGIGFIALGICSDFHTISISSALIGFGTAFYEPAARAIFGSQPAHMRKNLFTYLNLSFNCGAIIGPIAGGFLLLLDPIYAFSLTGSLMLLFAFIFYLLKNHFQVTTENTSITLGIQAILQNKSFLLFSFIMIFFYIMFTQLTVALPLHMKNISNSNQLATLVITINAITGVIFMVLFRKLFHKYNTLSIIKYGVLLMSISFLLIPLFQHPYWLFICVILFTIGETLVLPNADIAIANYSSESYTATYFGFYQLSLAFGFIIGNYTGTSFTSNLNGMYTPWLIFGGIGLIGFISLHILNVKKGLPKEDIYLCNDTKHL, encoded by the coding sequence ATGAAAAGTCTCTCAATACCGATACGTTTCATGCTTATTTCTTCATTTTTTATGTCTTTTGGGTATTTTGCAGTATACGCATTTTTAGCTATTTATCTATTAACCTTTCTCCATTTTTCAGCTGTTCAAGTAGGAACAGTGTTGACGGTTATGACAATCACATCACGAGTTATCCCATTATTTTCAGGATTAATTGCTGAGAAAATCGGCTATATCATTATGATGATAGCCGGATTATTTTTAAGAGGAATCGGATTTATCGCTTTAGGAATATGCTCTGATTTCCATACAATTTCTATTTCTTCTGCACTTATCGGTTTTGGAACTGCATTTTACGAACCTGCTGCTCGCGCCATATTCGGGTCACAACCAGCTCATATGAGAAAAAATTTATTTACATATTTAAACCTTAGTTTTAATTGCGGTGCAATAATCGGACCAATTGCAGGAGGTTTTTTACTCTTACTCGATCCAATCTATGCTTTCTCCCTAACAGGATCTCTTATGCTGTTATTCGCTTTTATCTTTTACTTACTTAAAAATCACTTCCAAGTCACTACTGAAAACACGTCTATTACATTAGGAATACAGGCCATCTTACAAAACAAGTCTTTCCTTCTGTTTTCATTTATCATGATTTTCTTCTATATTATGTTTACTCAGCTTACTGTCGCACTTCCACTTCATATGAAAAACATTAGTAATAGCAACCAACTCGCTACATTAGTTATTACGATAAATGCAATAACAGGCGTCATATTTATGGTGCTATTCCGAAAACTATTTCACAAATACAACACACTTTCGATTATTAAATACGGTGTTTTATTAATGAGTATTTCCTTTTTACTCATTCCTTTATTTCAACACCCATATTGGCTATTTATTTGTGTAATTTTATTTACAATCGGTGAAACACTCGTATTACCTAACGCTGATATCGCTATTGCAAATTACAGTAGCGAATCATATACAGCTACTTACTTCGGATTTTATCAACTATCACTCGCATTTGGTTTTATCATCGGTAATTATACCGGTACATCTTTTACATCCAACTTAAACGGAATGTATACACCATGGCTTATTTTCGGTGGAATAGGACTTATTGGTTTTATTTCCCTACATATTTTAAATGTTAAAAAAGGATTACCTAAGGAGGATATATACCTATGTAATGATACGAAACACCTTTAA
- a CDS encoding CGNR zinc finger domain-containing protein, translating to MNQNAPNELEYIREFLNTWRIPNDTREPIDLLQTEEDINLFMKKYFHKKVPFHTIEELKSFREDIRVAIEGEGSLQNWLVKYPFHVHVKEDMKGITYGPVHEENVYTKVLSIVLMSIQGNLWGRLKACPDCRWVFYDHSRNGSKRWCGMYAGEEGGRACGTIAKVKNYRAKRKGRSGYNV from the coding sequence TTGAATCAAAATGCACCAAATGAACTAGAATATATTCGGGAATTTTTAAATACATGGAGAATACCAAACGATACGAGAGAGCCAATTGATTTGCTACAAACAGAAGAGGATATAAACCTTTTTATGAAAAAATATTTTCATAAAAAGGTTCCATTTCATACGATAGAGGAATTAAAAAGTTTTCGAGAAGATATTCGGGTGGCAATTGAAGGCGAAGGATCGTTGCAAAATTGGTTAGTGAAATACCCATTTCATGTACATGTAAAGGAAGATATGAAAGGTATTACATATGGGCCTGTGCACGAAGAGAATGTATATACAAAAGTATTAAGCATTGTGTTAATGTCAATTCAAGGAAATTTGTGGGGAAGGTTAAAAGCATGTCCAGATTGTCGCTGGGTATTTTATGATCATTCGCGAAATGGAAGCAAAAGATGGTGTGGTATGTATGCTGGAGAAGAAGGAGGAAGAGCGTGCGGAACGATCGCGAAAGTGAAAAATTACCGGGCAAAGAGAAAAGGAAGATCAGGCTATAATGTGTAA
- a CDS encoding DUF2179 domain-containing protein — translation MLQALLIFVLQIIYVPILTIRTILLVKNQTRSAAGVGLLEGAIYIVSLGIVFQDLSNWMNIIAYVIGFSTGLLLGGYIENKLAIGYITYQVSLLDRCNELVDELRHSGFGVTVFEGEGINSIRYRLDIVAKRSREKELLEIINEIAPKAFMSSYEIRSFKGGYLTKAMKKRALLKKKDDHAS, via the coding sequence ATGTTACAAGCGCTACTTATTTTTGTGCTTCAAATTATTTACGTTCCCATTTTAACGATCCGTACGATTTTGCTTGTAAAGAATCAAACAAGATCCGCTGCTGGTGTTGGATTGTTAGAAGGAGCTATTTACATTGTCAGTTTAGGTATTGTGTTTCAAGATTTATCAAATTGGATGAACATCATTGCCTATGTCATTGGCTTTAGTACAGGACTATTATTAGGCGGTTATATAGAGAATAAATTAGCAATTGGTTATATTACGTATCAAGTTAGTTTACTAGACCGTTGTAATGAATTAGTAGATGAATTACGGCACTCTGGATTTGGTGTTACAGTATTTGAAGGTGAAGGTATTAATTCTATACGTTATCGGTTAGATATCGTTGCTAAGCGTTCTAGAGAGAAAGAGCTTTTAGAAATTATTAATGAAATTGCACCAAAAGCATTTATGTCTTCTTATGAAATCCGTTCATTTAAAGGCGGATATTTAACGAAGGCGATGAAGAAGAGAGCGTTGTTGAAGAAGAAAGATGATCATGCATCGTAA